One window of the Thunnus albacares chromosome 3, fThuAlb1.1, whole genome shotgun sequence genome contains the following:
- the txndc11 gene encoding thioredoxin domain-containing protein 11, producing the protein MLRRVRQSLRQVLYLMARRPALLCGAIVLSVLLILAVKFTCSRAKNVVAAARPPLRFFSAEAPVVDLYLGQLDQVERLRSMAEVSLIFFYAPWCAHSMAARQEVQLVAKKLAKQVQFVAVNCWWSQGKCRKHNRFYQYPIVHLFYRRFGPIEYRGPFVAPYVESFILRVITPLTYLPSRATLEEFLSYHEPRVVGFFQFNSSPQPPGYITFLSSALQALKRDFRGVVRFGVVTNRQVAEAISLKEDGTVYLHRRFNSSLIFPRRERNFTSEAICSWVFEHRETVLQWLQPPETKSRLLEQELTKGPALLLFLPHNPLAHKPNPVLQEVADIALRYHSCDDKYHSSLDERFTSHSPCCQSVVLPESRTSVCEVCLSLSPRGSTSSSTRCSFPSAAQGGDALQSYLRHCCLHHLPAAMSVKTATSVGCSNFLNSYSPFIQYSACCRKVEPQLNNESSSQAKEGPDIQRVPLPPPPPSSIPPSSAPRQEGDGITGLRCQTNRTLRFYVLDVALNWPLAVRLGASGNRSTPRHQEAGTHADGSGDGSFATIVNLKDEVHYVLHRSPATTLTESLEAFIRNFSAPYSLLQRHLVGEEDKKGGGGEARRPDQHQPSPPRPLITELTTSSFLPSVMDIQRDVLLFYYTQWCGFCSVLNHIIIQLARLLQGNSTITVARVNVARNDLPWEFMVDHVPTILLFPRYRKHLSVKFPDDLPITLPNLLHFILQHCGSPHYADKPVTSSDQADGPGASNVLRAEFLVLQREVQTLHHARERLSQQLAQLWRENRRLTFYAHSLGAQNTELQRERHSLEEQHREKSRQLGEAVRRLQELADTSESLLNENTLLRILLKALKDRTEAEVERKEAEQKRSHMAS; encoded by the exons ATGCTGCGCCGGGTGCGGCAGTCTCTCCGGCAGGTGCTGTATCTGATGGCCCGGAGACCGGCTCTCCTCTGCGGGGCTATCGTGCTCAGCGTCCTGCTCATACTGGCCGTCAAGTTCACATGCAg CCGTGCTAAGAATGTGGTGGCAGCAGCTCGGCCTCCGCTGCGGTTCTTCTCTGCCGAGGCCCCGGTAGTCGACCTCTACTTGGGTCAGCTGGATCAG GTGGAGCGTCTCAGGAGCATGGCCGAGGtgtctctcattttcttctaCGCACCCTGGTGTGCTCACTCCATGGCCGCCCGGCAGGAAGTGCAGCTGGTAGCGAAGAAGCTGGCCAAACAG GTGCAGTTTGTGGCAGTTAACTGCTGGTGGAGTCAGGGGAAATGCAGGAAGCATAACCGCTTCTACCAGTACCCGATCGTCCATCTGTTCTACAGGAG gtTCGGGCCTATAGAGTACAGAGGTCCGTTTGTGGCTCCGTATGTGGAAAGTTTTATCCTCAGAGTCATCACACCGCTGACTTACCTCCCATCAAGAGCCACGCTCGAGGAGTTCCTCTCCTATCACGAG CCTCGAGTGGTGGGTTTCTTCCAGTTTAACTCCTCTCCTCAGCCGCCAGGATATATCACATTTCTGTCCTCTGCCCTGCAGGCTCTAAAAAGGG acttCCGTGGCGTGGTGCGTTTCGGGGTGGTGACCAACAGACAGGTGGCAGAGGCCATCTCACTTAAAGAAGATGGAACCGTTTACCTCCACAGAAGATTTAACTCCTCTTTG aTTTTCCCTCGAAGGGAGCGTAACTTCACATCAGAGGCCATCTGTAGCTGGGTGTTTGAACACCGCGAGACCGTCCTCCAGTGGCTGCAGCCCCCAGAAACAAAGTCTCGCCTCCTGGAACAGGAGCTGACGAAAGGACCCGCACTGCTGCTGTTCCTGCCGCACAATCCGCTCGCACACAAGCCCAACCCCGTACTGCAGGAG gtTGCAGACATCGCTCTACGTTATCATTCCTGTGACGATAAATACCACTCCAGCCTGGACGAACGCTTCACCTCCCACTCGCCGTGCTGCCAGTCGGTCGTTCTCCCGGAGTCCCGTACGAGCGTGTGCGAGGTGTGCCTCAGCTTGTCACCGCGGGGCTCGACCAGCTCCTCAACACGCTGCTCGTTCCCCTCCGCCGCTCAGGGAGGAGACGCGCTGCAGTCTTATCTCAGACACTGCTGCCTACACCACCTACCTGCCGCCATGTCCGTAAAAACCGCAACCTCAGTGGGCTGTAGCAACTTTCTTAACAGCTACAGCCCGTTCATTCAGTACAGTGCCTGCTGCAGAAAAGTAGAACCTCAACTCAACAACGAATCGTCTTCACAAGCCAAAGAGGGGCCGGACATTCAAAGAgttccccttcctcctcctcctccttcctccatccctccatcgTCTGCCCCTCGGCAGGAGGGAGACGGCATTACGGGGCTCCGGTGTCAGACCAATAGGACGCTCAGGTTCTACGTGCTTGATGTTGCTCTGAACTGGCCTCTGGCGGTGAGGCTCGGGGCATCGGGCAACAGAAGCACTCCTCGTCACCAGGAGGCCGGCACGCACGCTGATGGGAGCGGTGACGGCTCGTTCGCAACTATTGTGAACCTGAAGGACGAGGTTCATTATGTTCTCCACCGCAGCCCAGCAACCACACTGACAGAGTCTCTGG AGGCCTTCATCAGGAACTTCAGCGCTCCGTACAGCCTCTTGCAGAGACACTTGGTGGGAGAGGAGGACAAGAAAGGAGGCGGAGGGGAAGCCAGACGTCCAGACCAACACCAGCCGTCACCTCCGCGCCCCCTCATCACAGAACTGACCACTTCCTCCTTCCTGCCGTCCGTCATGGACATTCAAAGG GATGTGCTGCTGTTCTACTACACTCAGTGGTGCGGCTTCTGCTCAGTTCTCAACCACATCATCATCCAGTTGGCCAGATTACTACAGGGAAACAGCACCATCACTGTGGCGAG GGTGAATGTTGCACGTAATGACCTTCCATGGGAGTTCATGGTGGATCATGTCCCCACTATTCTTCTCTTCCCCAGATACAG AAAACACCTCAGCGTGAAGTTTCCAGACGACCTGCCCATCACATTACCCAACCTCCTACACTTCATCCTGCAGCACTGTGGTTCTCCGCACTACGCCGACAAACCAGTGACATCCTCAGACCAGGCAGACGGACCAGGAGCCAGCAACGTCCTGCGTGCAGAGTTTCTGGTTCTCCAGCGAGAGGTTCAGACGCTCCATCACGCCCGCGAGCGCCTTTCCCAACAGCTGGCGCAGCTGTGGCGCGAGAACCGCCGACTGACATTTTACGCTCACAGCTTAGGGGCCCAGAACACAGAGCTGCAGCGAGAAAGGCACAGCTTAGAGGAACAGCACCGGGAGAAAAGCCGTCAGCTCGGGGAGGCAGTGAGACGGCTGCAGGAGCTGGCGGACACCTCCGAAAGCCTGCTGAACGAAAACACGCTGCTCAGGATCCTGCTGAAGGCGCTGAAAGACAGGACGGAGGCGGAGgtggagagaaaagaggcaGAACAGAAAAGAAGCCACATGGCCTCCTGA
- the LOC122979823 gene encoding bifunctional apoptosis regulator-like: MLHQMEGDSSDDSLEVLMDEPSHSKPSTNNISEHEFSCHCCYDILVNPTTLTCGHNFCRHCLALWWESSHKNECPECREKWEGFPKINILLRDATDKLFGEVVQRRRAEIQDNPKISRSLLAFQRYGDNLGRSRTNQHKGAGFFFSGVLTALSCVAVMVLVYHWSSGVVEQHDLLISKPVSRWTPEEVVSWLEHLGPWAQLYREPFLQEKVNGRLLLMLGDEELSKPPYSIENQAHRRAVVAELERVKVLGVKPPQNLWEYKAANAGKSLFLLYALKRSPRLTLFYLYLFDYSETFLPFLHTCCPAITHIDQSVESSFLNTQLEPSWRQWGEFLVKYLLLPYQLIAEFAWDWLGVHYWTSRFIIVNAMLLSVLEGCALWRLWTRARIRALPRKMWNHLWKMLSQGFAFALLWPFVPQFVCNCLFYWALYFSPIINIDLVVQQLMHPETQAL, translated from the exons ATGCTGCACCAGATGGAAGGGGATTCATCAGATGACAGTCTGGAGGTGTTAATGGATGAACCCTCTCACTCGAAGCCTTCCACCAATAACATCTCAGAACATGAATTCTCGTGCCACTGCTGCTACGACATCCTGGTGAACCCCACCACTTTGACCTGCGGCCATAACTTCTGCCGCCACTGTCTGGCTCTGTGGTGGGAGTCTTCTCACAAGAATGAGTGCCCCGAGTGCCGGGAGAAGTGGGAAGGCTTTCCTAAAATCAACATACTGCTGAG AGATGCAACCGACAAACTGTTCGGCGAGGTTGTGCAGCGGAGGAGAGCGGAGATCCAGGATAACCCCAAAATCTCCCGGAGTTTACTGGCATTCCAGAG gtatgGTGACAATTTGGGTAGATCCAGGACAAACCAGCACAAAGGAGCaggcttcttcttctctggagTCCTCACTGCGCTCTCGTGTGTGGCT gtgatGGTGCTGGTGTATCACTGGAGCAGCGGCGTGGTGGAGCAGCATGACTTGTTGATCAGTAAACCCGTATCTCGCTGGACGCCGGAGGAAGTCGTTTCCTGGTTGGAACATTTGGGGCCGTGGGCTCAGCTCTACAGGGAACCCTTCCTGCAGGAGAAAGTCAACggaag GCTTCTGTTGATGCTGGGAGATGAAGAGTTGTCGAAGCCTCCTTACAGCATCGAAAATCAGGCTCACAGACGGGCTGTTGTGGCTGAACTGGAGAGAGTTAAAGTCCTAGGAGTCAAACCTCCGCAGAACCTCTGGGAATACAAG GCGGCTAACGCGGGGAAGTCTCTGTTCTTGCTGTATGCACTGAAGCGCTCCCCTCGTCTCACACTCTTCTATTTGTATTTATTCGACTACTCGGAAACCTTCCTGCCCTTCCTGCACACCTGCTGTCCGGCCATCACACACATCGATCAATCGGTGGAGAGCAGCTTCCTCAACACACAG TTGGAGCCCAGCTGGCGACAGTGGGGAGAGTTTCTCGTCAAGTACTTGCTGTTGCCGTACCAGCTGATCGCAGAGTTTGCTTGGGACTGGCTGGGTGTCCACTACTGGACGTCTCGCTTCATTATTGTTAATGCCATGCTTCTGTCTGTGCTGGAAGGCTGCGCCCTGTGGAGGCTCTGGACCAGAGCCAGGATCAG GGCACTGCCGCGCAAGATGTGGAACCACTTGTGGAAGATGTTATCTCAGGGCTTTGCCTTCGCCCTCCTGTGGCCTTTTGTCCCTCAGTTCGTGTGCAACTGCCTCTTCTACTGGGCTCTCTATTTCAGCCCCATCATTAATATAGACCTGGTGGTGCAGCAGCTAATGCACCCAGAAACGCAGGCACTGTGA